A region from the Chloroflexota bacterium genome encodes:
- a CDS encoding alpha-ketoacid dehydrogenase subunit beta, whose amino-acid sequence MPDRELTFAEAIREALAEEMRRDPRVFILGEDVAEAGTPFKVLSGLFEEFGKDRVIDTPISEPGFSGIGVGAAMTGMRPVVDIMFGDFLGLVMDQVANQAAKVHYMSGGKLRVPMVFRTTMGATRRSAAQHSQSLHAWVSHIPGLKVAIPSTPYDAKGLMKTAIRDENPVVFFEDKMMYKLKGIVPTDEYTIPFGVADIKRAGDDITLVATSSMVQVALGAAEMLKEIGIRAEVIDPRTTLPLDKHTLVESAKKTSRAIVIDEGYEQYGVTAEIASVIADGAFYYLDAPVKRMGALDVPVPFSPVLEDLTVPTEQSVFEMAKMLCGK is encoded by the coding sequence ATGCCTGACCGCGAACTCACGTTTGCCGAAGCGATCCGCGAAGCATTGGCGGAAGAAATGCGGCGCGACCCGCGCGTGTTCATCCTCGGCGAGGATGTCGCCGAAGCGGGAACGCCGTTCAAAGTACTGTCCGGCTTATTTGAAGAATTTGGCAAAGACCGCGTGATTGACACGCCGATCTCCGAGCCAGGTTTTTCCGGCATCGGCGTTGGCGCGGCGATGACCGGAATGCGCCCGGTCGTGGACATCATGTTCGGCGATTTCCTGGGCTTGGTGATGGATCAGGTGGCAAACCAAGCCGCCAAAGTGCATTACATGTCCGGCGGCAAATTGCGCGTCCCGATGGTGTTTCGCACGACGATGGGCGCGACGCGACGCTCTGCCGCGCAACATTCGCAATCACTTCACGCGTGGGTAAGCCATATCCCAGGATTAAAGGTTGCGATTCCTTCGACGCCGTACGATGCAAAGGGTTTAATGAAGACCGCGATTCGCGATGAAAACCCGGTTGTCTTTTTTGAAGACAAGATGATGTACAAACTCAAAGGCATTGTGCCAACGGACGAGTACACGATTCCATTTGGCGTCGCGGATATTAAACGCGCGGGCGACGACATCACGCTCGTCGCGACGAGTTCGATGGTGCAGGTCGCGCTCGGCGCGGCGGAAATGCTAAAGGAAATCGGCATCCGTGCAGAGGTGATTGATCCGCGGACGACCTTGCCGCTCGACAAGCACACGCTCGTCGAGTCGGCGAAGAAAACGTCGCGCGCCATCGTGATTGACGAAGGGTACGAGCAGTACGGCGTCACCGCCGAAATCGCGTCGGTCATCGCGGATGGCGCGTTCTACTATCTCGATGCGCCGGTCAAGCGCATGGGCGCGCTGGACGTGCCGGTGCCCTTCTCGCCGGTGCTCGAAGACCTGACCGTGCCGACGGAGCAGAGTGTGTTTGAGATGGCGAAGATGTTGTGCGGGAAATAA
- a CDS encoding thiamine pyrophosphate-dependent dehydrogenase E1 component subunit alpha, protein MTDHIDLEQSLHMYQQMAKIRAFEEQVNELYKGAKMPGLAHLYTGEEAVAVGVCEALQRDDYITSTHRGHGHCLAKGARVDRMFAELLGKEAGYCRGKGGSMHIADPDSGNLGANAIVGGSAGIATGAAMSAKMRGSGQVAVCFFGDGAMNQGLLYEVMNMAQLWKLPVIYVCENNLYNEYTHNNETTAGELSARARAFGMCAEIVDGQDVHAVYVAMQRLVERARRGQGPAFLQCDTYRYYGHHVGDINRAYYRSKEEELEWRTNRDPLKILGNWLIGNSLTDQSVLERIEADVNAEVESGVAFALDAPYPDVSEVDEDVYA, encoded by the coding sequence ATGACCGACCACATAGACCTCGAACAATCCTTGCACATGTACCAACAAATGGCAAAGATTCGCGCGTTTGAAGAACAGGTGAACGAACTCTACAAAGGCGCGAAAATGCCAGGACTGGCGCATCTCTACACTGGCGAGGAAGCGGTCGCGGTTGGCGTGTGCGAGGCGTTGCAGCGCGACGATTACATCACGAGTACGCATCGTGGGCACGGGCACTGTCTCGCCAAAGGCGCGCGGGTGGATCGTATGTTCGCGGAATTGCTGGGCAAGGAAGCCGGGTATTGTCGCGGCAAGGGCGGCTCGATGCACATTGCCGATCCGGATTCTGGCAACCTGGGCGCGAACGCGATTGTCGGCGGGAGCGCGGGCATCGCGACCGGCGCGGCAATGTCGGCGAAAATGCGCGGCAGTGGTCAGGTCGCGGTCTGCTTTTTCGGCGATGGCGCGATGAATCAGGGTTTGCTGTACGAAGTGATGAACATGGCGCAGTTGTGGAAACTGCCGGTGATTTACGTGTGCGAAAATAATCTATACAACGAGTACACGCATAACAACGAAACGACTGCCGGCGAGTTGAGCGCGCGCGCACGTGCGTTTGGCATGTGCGCGGAAATCGTGGATGGGCAAGACGTGCACGCGGTTTATGTGGCAATGCAACGTCTGGTCGAACGCGCGCGACGCGGACAAGGTCCGGCATTTTTGCAGTGCGACACGTACCGTTATTACGGTCATCACGTCGGCGACATCAATCGCGCGTACTATCGCTCGAAAGAGGAAGAACTCGAATGGCGAACAAATCGCGATCCGCTGAAAATTTTGGGTAATTGGTTGATTGGTAATTCATTGACGGATCAATCCGTGCTTGAGCGAATCGAAGCTGATGTAAACGCCGAAGTCGAATCTGGCGTCGCGTTCGCGCTCGACGCGCCGTATCCGGATGTGAGCGAAGTGGATGAAGATGTTTACGCATAG
- a CDS encoding NAD(P)-dependent oxidoreductase: MANLGFIGLGVMGSRIAKRLLDAGHTIAGYNRTKSKAQWLLDAGMKWGDSPRAVTQASDVVFSMVTNTEALRAIVNGEDGILAGLSRGKVYVDMSTVSPAASREIAAQVAARGAQMLDSPVSGSVITLEQGNVSLMVAGDQATFDAIKPILLAIGPKVNYVGANGLAVTMKIATNLSLAVQMLAFSEGVLIAEKAGIPRATAVEVLLNSVIASPMVKYRGPFVLKLPDEAWFDVNMMQKDMLLALELGRQLDVPLPTTAATNEMLTTARGMGFAKEDFAVMFQALAQMAGIKG, encoded by the coding sequence ATGGCAAACCTAGGTTTCATCGGACTCGGCGTGATGGGCAGTCGCATCGCGAAACGATTACTTGACGCGGGACACACCATCGCCGGGTACAATCGCACGAAATCGAAAGCGCAGTGGTTGCTCGATGCGGGAATGAAGTGGGGCGACTCGCCGCGCGCGGTCACGCAAGCAAGCGATGTTGTGTTCTCGATGGTGACGAACACCGAGGCGTTGCGCGCAATCGTGAACGGCGAGGATGGAATTCTTGCCGGTTTGTCGCGCGGCAAGGTGTACGTCGACATGAGCACGGTCAGCCCGGCGGCATCGCGCGAGATCGCCGCGCAAGTCGCCGCGCGCGGCGCGCAGATGCTCGATTCGCCGGTATCGGGGAGCGTTATCACGCTCGAACAAGGGAACGTATCGTTGATGGTTGCAGGCGACCAGGCGACCTTCGACGCAATCAAACCGATTCTGCTCGCGATCGGTCCGAAAGTGAATTACGTTGGCGCGAACGGACTCGCGGTCACGATGAAAATCGCCACGAACCTGTCGCTCGCGGTGCAGATGCTCGCCTTCAGCGAAGGCGTGCTCATCGCGGAAAAAGCCGGCATTCCGCGCGCGACCGCCGTCGAGGTTTTGCTCAACAGCGTGATCGCGTCGCCGATGGTCAAGTATCGTGGACCATTCGTTTTGAAATTGCCGGACGAAGCGTGGTTCGACGTGAACATGATGCAAAAAGATATGTTGCTCGCGCTCGAACTGGGTCGCCAACTTGACGTGCCGCTGCCGACGACCGCGGCGACGAACGAGATGCTTACGACCGCGCGTGGCATGGGATTTGCGAAAGAGGATTTCGCGGTGATGTTTCAAGCGCTGGCGCAAATGGCGGGGATAAAAGGGTAA
- a CDS encoding FadR family transcriptional regulator produces the protein MQDQPIHAARLYEQVVARIETQILNGEFHPGDRLPNERELAEKFRVSRTVVREAVKTLREKGLVSSEQGRGTFVTDGTSRAARDSLGRMMQIGTTERADDLVEARELFEPEIAALAAKRATRQDLADLNAIVATMDRTIDDADAFIEADLAFHLALARATQNAFIPTLLDPIVDLLREHRKKIFLVNGAPRGQSHHKKILKAICAHDPQTAREAMRAHLRQVRRDSEK, from the coding sequence ATGCAAGACCAGCCAATTCACGCGGCGCGACTCTACGAACAGGTCGTCGCGCGCATCGAAACGCAAATTTTGAACGGCGAATTCCACCCGGGCGACCGTCTCCCGAACGAGCGCGAACTCGCCGAAAAATTTCGCGTCAGCCGCACGGTCGTGCGTGAGGCAGTCAAGACCCTGCGCGAAAAGGGGCTCGTCAGTAGCGAGCAGGGGCGCGGCACGTTTGTGACCGACGGCACCTCGCGCGCCGCGCGCGACTCGCTCGGACGGATGATGCAGATCGGCACGACCGAACGGGCGGATGACCTTGTCGAGGCGCGCGAATTGTTCGAGCCGGAGATCGCCGCGCTCGCCGCCAAACGCGCGACCAGGCAAGACCTTGCCGACCTGAACGCGATTGTCGCGACAATGGATCGCACCATTGACGACGCCGACGCGTTCATCGAAGCCGACCTCGCGTTTCACCTCGCGCTCGCGCGCGCAACCCAGAACGCGTTCATCCCTACGCTACTCGACCCAATCGTGGATTTGCTCCGCGAGCATCGCAAGAAAATTTTCCTCGTCAACGGCGCGCCGCGCGGACAATCCCATCACAAGAAAATTCTCAAAGCGATTTGCGCGCACGATCCCCAAACCGCGCGCGAGGCGATGCGCGCGCATCTCAGGCAAGTACGGCGCGATAGTGAAAAGTAA
- a CDS encoding lipocalin-like domain-containing protein → MQDNPFIGVWKLIKYEIRLADGISIHPFGEGVRGILIYEPDGHMALQVMEADRPRFASNDWQRGTPEEIQAAFQGCMAYWGTFEVDTMRPMVIHHVEGCTYPNWVGIDREQFYEFTGDLLTLMSAPMTLAEEQVVNYLEWRRAR, encoded by the coding sequence ATGCAAGACAATCCCTTCATCGGCGTGTGGAAACTCATCAAGTACGAAATTCGTTTGGCGGACGGCATCTCGATTCATCCGTTCGGCGAAGGCGTGCGCGGAATTTTGATCTATGAGCCGGACGGACACATGGCGCTGCAGGTGATGGAAGCCGACCGACCCAGGTTTGCGTCGAACGATTGGCAACGCGGCACGCCGGAAGAAATCCAAGCCGCGTTTCAAGGGTGCATGGCGTACTGGGGCACGTTCGAGGTGGATACGATGCGTCCGATGGTGATTCATCACGTCGAGGGCTGTACGTATCCGAACTGGGTTGGGATTGATCGCGAACAATTTTACGAATTTACCGGCGACTTGCTCACGCTCATGTCTGCGCCGATGACGCTCGCGGAAGAGCAGGTCGTCAATTATCTCGAATGGCGACGCGCGCGTTGA
- a CDS encoding RNA methyltransferase: MITSHANPKIKLVRALARRKERYAAQQFVAEGVRLIEEAVNANIIPAFALYTAKIEGEPRTHALLERLRALTPDTLEVSDALMQEIASTETPQGIVAVLPFIELALPAHPQFILILDAVRDPGNVGAILRSARAAGVDAIFFAHGAADPYNDKVVRAAMGAHFYLPIRVRAWTEIKEMMEMMPRIYLADARGEIVYTRADWSRPVALIVGGEAEGAGDDAKTIATARVAIPMHGGAESLNAAMATTVLLFQAAHFTTR, encoded by the coding sequence ATGATCACCAGCCACGCCAACCCCAAAATCAAACTCGTCCGCGCACTCGCGCGGCGCAAGGAACGGTACGCCGCGCAGCAATTCGTCGCGGAAGGTGTGCGCCTCATCGAAGAAGCGGTGAACGCGAACATCATTCCCGCGTTTGCGCTCTACACCGCAAAGATCGAAGGTGAGCCGCGCACACACGCGTTGCTCGAACGCTTGCGCGCGCTCACGCCGGACACGCTTGAGGTGAGCGACGCGCTGATGCAGGAGATCGCGAGTACCGAAACGCCGCAAGGCATCGTCGCGGTTCTGCCGTTCATCGAACTCGCATTGCCCGCGCACCCGCAATTCATTTTGATTCTCGACGCGGTACGCGATCCTGGGAATGTCGGCGCAATTCTGCGTTCGGCGCGCGCGGCGGGTGTGGACGCGATCTTCTTCGCGCACGGCGCCGCCGATCCGTACAACGACAAGGTCGTGCGCGCGGCGATGGGCGCGCATTTTTATCTCCCGATCCGCGTAAGGGCTTGGACGGAAATTAAGGAAATGATGGAAATGATGCCGCGCATCTATCTCGCGGACGCGCGCGGCGAGATCGTGTACACGCGCGCGGATTGGTCGCGCCCGGTCGCGTTGATCGTCGGCGGCGAAGCGGAAGGCGCGGGCGACGATGCGAAAACAATCGCGACCGCGCGCGTGGCGATTCCGATGCACGGCGGCGCGGAATCGCTCAACGCGGCGATGGCGACGACCGTGTTGTTGTTTCAAGCCGCGCATTTCACGACGAGGTGA
- the rplT gene encoding 50S ribosomal protein L20 gives MPRVKRGVTSHARHKKVLKQTKGQALSRSLLFRRANEGLLHSKYYATVGRKKRKDDFRRLWIARINAAARPLGLTYSKLIAGLKKAGVELDRKALADIAIRDENAFAKLVETAKA, from the coding sequence ATGCCTAGAGTGAAACGTGGCGTTACGTCACACGCGCGCCACAAAAAAGTATTGAAGCAGACGAAAGGGCAAGCCCTGTCGCGCAGTTTGCTGTTCCGCCGCGCGAACGAAGGGTTGCTCCATTCCAAGTATTACGCGACCGTCGGGCGCAAGAAACGCAAGGACGATTTTCGCCGCTTGTGGATCGCGCGCATCAACGCCGCCGCGCGACCGCTGGGATTGACGTACAGCAAGTTGATCGCGGGCTTGAAAAAAGCCGGCGTCGAGCTGGACCGCAAGGCGCTCGCCGACATTGCGATCCGCGATGAAAACGCGTTCGCCAAGTTGGTTGAGACCGCAAAGGCGTAG
- the rpmI gene encoding 50S ribosomal protein L35 produces the protein MPKLKTHKATAKRFKVSATGKLMHTKVGKSHLRRRKAKRNKRAFDRRVEVESHERAKKIHQLAPTLRQK, from the coding sequence GTGCCCAAACTGAAAACCCACAAAGCCACTGCCAAACGTTTCAAAGTGTCGGCAACCGGCAAATTGATGCACACCAAGGTCGGCAAGTCGCACTTGCGCCGCCGCAAAGCCAAACGCAACAAGCGCGCATTTGATCGCCGGGTGGAAGTTGAGAGCCACGAACGCGCCAAAAAGATTCATCAACTCGCGCCAACGCTACGCCAAAAATAG
- a CDS encoding translation initiation factor IF-3, giving the protein MSDKDFRINRQIRAKEVRVIDADGKQVGVLPTFEALRMAQDRDLDLVEVAPNAQPPVCRVIDFGKFMYERTKKEREAKKGQKQIEIKELRIRPKTNWYHTGFKLKRVREFLKDGNKIRVRVVFRAREMTHLGIGREILEKVATELADAATIEQAPLMDGKSMMMLLIPGPMKGGPDAARALVQNSRIVVQSPDEVKPPVA; this is encoded by the coding sequence ATTAGCGACAAGGATTTTCGAATCAACCGACAGATTCGCGCCAAAGAAGTTCGCGTCATTGATGCGGACGGCAAGCAAGTCGGTGTTCTGCCCACGTTCGAGGCATTACGCATGGCGCAAGACCGCGATCTCGATCTCGTCGAGGTTGCGCCCAATGCCCAACCACCGGTCTGCCGCGTAATTGATTTTGGCAAGTTCATGTACGAGCGCACCAAAAAAGAGCGCGAAGCCAAAAAAGGTCAGAAGCAGATCGAGATCAAAGAATTACGCATTCGTCCCAAAACGAATTGGTATCATACCGGTTTCAAGCTCAAACGCGTGCGCGAGTTTCTGAAAGACGGCAACAAAATTCGGGTGCGCGTGGTCTTTCGAGCGCGCGAGATGACGCACCTGGGTATCGGACGCGAGATTCTGGAAAAGGTCGCGACGGAACTTGCCGACGCCGCCACCATCGAGCAAGCCCCGTTGATGGACGGCAAAAGTATGATGATGTTGCTGATACCTGGACCGATGAAGGGTGGACCGGATGCCGCACGGGCGTTGGTGCAAAACTCGCGCATCGTCGTCCAGTCGCCGGATGAAGTCAAGCCGCCGGTTGCCTAA
- a CDS encoding DUF4340 domain-containing protein: MKSRSTLIMVAVFALLAGYVYFFEINKTTEQINQAMGTPTAATQPYVLQLKAADVKTLQVRDLRAAREVTVSRTDKGWRIMPLDQDADAPKIDQAIGYVATLQATRVLANVSDLKAYGLSAAALEIRVVTNDGTAYAITVGDKTPDDSNYYVIYTGATDKVFIVGTWIIDGAKVLLDAPPLITPTATPPPAETPTPAAIGTPKP, encoded by the coding sequence GTGAAGTCGCGCAGTACTCTGATTATGGTCGCGGTCTTTGCGCTGTTAGCCGGCTACGTCTACTTTTTCGAAATCAACAAGACGACCGAACAGATCAATCAAGCGATGGGCACGCCGACTGCCGCGACCCAGCCGTATGTGTTGCAACTCAAAGCGGCAGACGTGAAAACGCTCCAGGTGCGCGATCTGCGCGCCGCGCGCGAAGTGACGGTCTCGCGCACGGACAAGGGTTGGCGCATCATGCCGCTCGACCAGGATGCCGACGCGCCCAAGATTGATCAAGCCATCGGCTATGTCGCGACGCTGCAGGCAACGCGCGTGTTGGCGAACGTCAGCGACCTCAAAGCGTATGGCTTGAGCGCCGCCGCGCTCGAGATTCGCGTGGTGACGAACGATGGCACGGCGTATGCGATCACCGTTGGCGACAAAACGCCGGACGATTCGAACTACTATGTGATCTACACCGGCGCGACCGACAAGGTGTTTATCGTTGGCACATGGATCATTGACGGCGCCAAGGTGTTGTTGGACGCGCCGCCGCTCATCACACCGACGGCGACACCGCCTCCAGCCGAGACACCTACGCCCGCGGCGATCGGCACACCCAAGCCATGA
- a CDS encoding GldG family protein has translation MRERLNAWAIYFAGVAIALWVAAAILYLIGNQPNERLIALGVIGAVLFGLYVYARPTEVRDALTGRTVRYGANTLIAIIAFVGIVGLLNYLGNRYNVRWDVTANQAYTLSPLTANIVQGLKDPVTAVAFYSPEAPNRREAEDRLRDYTQLGPKFTYKFIDPYADPAMAKDFKVPQDGVIVLERGTRRENVFGTDESSLTNALLKVSQETQSVIYFVTGHGEHTLTDTNQNGYARIGAVLEAFNYKTATINLKTVTDTLPSDLSALVIAGPVQPYDPAEVKRVQDYITAGGRVYLMFDPQLEAGFGDVIKNLGLVLRNDMVIDPKLGFFGRAQIPVVNDFQPHTITKDLVGIDVVLPGARSVNAESAAAPNRTTTALFATSELSWGETDFEALKNQKVQLDVGADTRGPLNIAYAVEIAGEKAARVVVMGNSTFVANGNLDALFRANSADAGNLILFRNVINWLTGQENLIAIQPKTPTQAKPIILTAEQDAFVKLSSVALLPMVIVLIGVLVWIRRR, from the coding sequence ATGCGAGAACGATTAAATGCGTGGGCGATCTATTTCGCCGGTGTCGCCATCGCTTTGTGGGTGGCGGCGGCAATCTTGTACCTGATCGGTAATCAACCGAACGAACGTTTGATCGCGCTCGGCGTGATCGGCGCGGTGCTCTTTGGGCTGTACGTGTACGCGCGGCCCACCGAAGTGCGCGACGCGCTGACGGGGCGGACGGTGCGTTATGGCGCCAACACGCTCATCGCGATTATCGCGTTTGTCGGCATCGTCGGATTGCTCAACTATTTGGGCAACCGTTACAACGTGCGCTGGGACGTGACGGCGAATCAAGCGTATACCTTGTCGCCGCTGACCGCGAATATCGTCCAGGGTTTGAAAGACCCGGTGACGGCAGTGGCGTTCTATTCTCCCGAAGCGCCGAACCGGCGCGAAGCGGAAGATCGTTTGCGCGATTACACGCAGCTGGGTCCCAAGTTCACGTACAAGTTTATTGATCCGTACGCCGACCCGGCAATGGCGAAGGACTTTAAGGTTCCGCAGGATGGCGTGATCGTGCTGGAACGCGGCACGCGGCGCGAGAATGTGTTCGGCACGGACGAATCGAGTTTGACGAACGCACTGCTCAAAGTGTCTCAAGAAACTCAATCCGTGATTTATTTTGTGACCGGGCACGGCGAGCACACTCTGACGGACACGAACCAGAATGGTTACGCGCGTATCGGCGCGGTGCTCGAAGCGTTCAACTACAAAACGGCGACGATCAATCTGAAAACCGTCACCGATACCTTGCCCTCCGATTTGTCCGCGCTGGTCATCGCCGGTCCTGTTCAGCCGTACGATCCGGCAGAAGTCAAACGCGTGCAGGATTACATCACCGCCGGCGGGCGCGTGTACTTGATGTTCGATCCGCAACTGGAAGCCGGTTTCGGCGATGTGATCAAGAACCTGGGTCTGGTGTTACGGAACGATATGGTGATTGATCCCAAGCTGGGCTTTTTCGGGCGCGCGCAGATTCCGGTCGTCAATGATTTCCAGCCGCATACGATCACCAAAGACCTCGTCGGCATTGATGTGGTTCTCCCCGGCGCGCGCTCGGTCAACGCCGAAAGCGCCGCCGCGCCGAATCGCACCACCACTGCGCTCTTTGCGACGAGCGAACTGAGCTGGGGGGAAACCGATTTCGAGGCGCTCAAGAATCAAAAGGTGCAACTCGATGTTGGCGCGGACACGCGCGGTCCGTTGAATATCGCGTACGCGGTCGAGATTGCCGGCGAGAAAGCGGCGCGCGTCGTGGTGATGGGCAACTCGACGTTCGTCGCGAACGGCAACCTGGACGCACTGTTCCGCGCGAACAGCGCGGACGCGGGCAACCTCATTCTGTTCCGCAACGTGATCAACTGGTTGACCGGTCAGGAAAACTTGATCGCGATTCAGCCCAAAACCCCAACGCAAGCCAAGCCGATCATCCTCACCGCCGAACAGGACGCGTTTGTGAAATTGTCGAGCGTGGCGCTCTTGCCGATGGTGATCGTGTTGATCGGCGTGTTGGTCTGGATAAGGAGACGTTAA
- a CDS encoding ABC transporter permease subunit codes for MSNVWTITVRELKSFFVSPIAYLTSAFFLLVTGALFAAILTSSADASLRPLFGNITFIVLLIAPALTMKVLADERRMGTIELLFTAPVHDWQIVVGKYLGALILYLTMFVGPTLYYFLILRVFGQPEIGPTLTGYLGVFLLGASFLAVGVFTSSLTQNQIIAWLGGFAILILLWIADALASWAGYGPVRDAFSYMAITRHYENFLRGVVELADVLYPLSIVAVFLFLTTQLLQSRRWR; via the coding sequence ATGAGTAACGTTTGGACGATCACTGTTCGCGAACTTAAATCATTTTTCGTTTCGCCGATCGCGTACTTGACGAGCGCGTTCTTTCTGCTGGTCACCGGCGCGTTGTTCGCCGCGATCCTCACGTCGAGCGCGGATGCGAGTCTGCGTCCGTTGTTTGGCAACATCACGTTCATCGTGTTGTTGATCGCGCCGGCGCTGACGATGAAAGTGCTGGCGGACGAACGCCGCATGGGCACGATTGAACTCTTGTTCACCGCGCCGGTGCACGATTGGCAAATCGTCGTCGGCAAATACCTGGGCGCGTTGATTTTGTACCTCACCATGTTTGTGGGACCCACGCTGTACTATTTTTTGATTCTGCGCGTCTTTGGGCAACCCGAAATCGGACCGACGCTGACCGGCTATCTGGGCGTGTTCTTGCTCGGCGCGAGTTTTCTCGCCGTTGGCGTGTTCACCTCCTCGTTGACGCAAAATCAGATTATCGCGTGGTTGGGCGGTTTCGCCATTCTGATTTTGCTGTGGATTGCGGACGCGCTGGCAAGTTGGGCGGGGTATGGTCCAGTGCGTGATGCGTTCTCGTATATGGCGATCACGCGGCACTATGAAAACTTTTTGCGCGGCGTCGTCGAGTTAGCGGATGTGCTTTATCCGTTAAGCATCGTCGCCGTATTCCTATTCTTGACGACGCAATTGTTGCAATCCCGGAGGTGGCGCTAA
- a CDS encoding ABC transporter ATP-binding protein, with protein sequence MISVENLSKTYGTYTALRDVTFNVQKGEVLGFLGPNGAGKTTTMRIVTGYMPASAGVAHVAGFDVFEQSIEARKRIGYLPESVPLYTEMTVWDYLDFTARLRSVKDRDAAIERAMELTNIDDRANQLIGKLSKGYRQRVGIAQAIVHNPDVLILDEPTIGLDPRQIIEIRNLIKSLAGEHTVVLSTHILPEVSQTCSRVLIIAEGKIVAEDTPERLTARVRGAEHVHLQVAKPTPDIATELEKILGVLSVQAKDPATGEYEIETNLGTDRRADIAAMAVQRGWGVLELRPVSMSLEEVFLKLTTEETAEPVEQ encoded by the coding sequence ATGATTAGTGTCGAGAACTTGAGCAAAACGTATGGCACGTACACGGCATTGCGCGACGTGACGTTCAACGTGCAGAAAGGCGAGGTGCTCGGTTTTCTCGGACCGAACGGCGCGGGCAAGACGACGACGATGCGGATCGTCACCGGCTATATGCCGGCATCGGCGGGCGTCGCGCACGTCGCCGGGTTTGACGTGTTCGAGCAATCTATCGAAGCGCGCAAGCGCATCGGCTATTTGCCGGAAAGTGTGCCGCTCTACACCGAAATGACGGTGTGGGATTATCTCGATTTCACGGCGCGCTTGCGGAGCGTCAAAGATCGTGATGCCGCAATCGAGCGCGCGATGGAATTGACGAACATTGACGACCGCGCGAATCAATTGATCGGCAAGTTGTCGAAAGGGTACCGTCAACGCGTCGGCATCGCGCAAGCTATCGTCCACAATCCCGATGTGCTGATCCTCGATGAGCCGACCATCGGGTTGGATCCGCGCCAGATCATCGAGATTCGCAATTTGATCAAATCGCTCGCGGGCGAACACACCGTCGTGCTCAGTACGCACATTCTGCCCGAAGTGAGCCAGACCTGCTCGCGCGTGCTCATCATCGCCGAAGGTAAAATCGTCGCGGAGGACACGCCCGAACGATTGACCGCGCGCGTGCGCGGCGCGGAACATGTGCACTTGCAAGTCGCCAAGCCCACGCCCGACATCGCAACCGAACTCGAAAAAATCCTGGGTGTATTGAGCGTCCAAGCCAAAGACCCCGCCACCGGCGAGTACGAAATCGAAACCAACCTGGGCACCGATCGGCGCGCCGACATCGCCGCGATGGCGGTGCAGCGCGGTTGGGGTGTCCTCGAACTGCGTCCCGTCAGTATGTCACTCGAAGAAGTGTTCTTGAAACTGACGACCGAAGAGACCGCAGAACCGGTGGAGCAATAA